The genomic DNA GTTTCGATTGGTATACGGGCTTCGGTACCGTATGCCAGCTTGAAGGGGGTCTCATTGGTTCCCGTTCTGGGGGTGGTTCTGTAGGACCACAGGACTTTCGGAAGCTCATCAGGCCAAGTTTTCTTGGACTCTTCTAGTCTTTTTTCCAGGCTCTGAAGTATGGTTCTGTTAGTTACTTCGACCTGTCCATTATCCTGAGGATGTGCGACCGATGCCCTTTTGTGCTTGATTCCGAGCTCTTTCAGATATGCCTCGAAGTCGGACCCGACGAACTGCGGGCCGTTGTCGGAGAAGAGAACTAccgggatcccgaacctcatgaCGATTGAATCCATAAACTTGATACAATCTTGTTGATTGATTGTCCTCATGGCCTTAGCTTCTGCCCACTTGTCATGTAATCAATGGCTACCAGGACGTAGCGGAGGTCACCTTTTGCTCGGGGAAAGGGGCCCATGATATCTATGCCCCAAACAGTAAATGGGATCGGAGATAATACCGATGCCTGAAGGCTGGGGCTTTGCCTGGGAACGTTGCTGAACTTCTGGCATTGGGGGAATTTCTTAACATAGGCAATGGAGTCGGAGTGGACTGTGGGCCAGTAATATCCTTGCCTGATGACTTTATAGGCTAGAGCTTTGGCCGCCAGGTGGTCTCCGCAGATGCCTTCGTGAACTTCCCGGAGACAATAATTTGCCTCATCCGGGTCCACACACTTCAGGGTGGGTGCTGAAAAGGTTCTTCTGTATAACTGACCATCTTCTAGGAAGAAACGAGCAGCTTTGTGCTTTAAGTATCTAGCTTTGTTCTGGTCTTCTGGGAGTGTCCCATCCTTTAAGTAATCTATGTAGGGGGTCATCCGTTTGTCTGCGCTCCCGATGCACGGGACCTCAGCTCGCTCTGTGCTGTGTGCCTTGAGTTCTTAGAAGTACAATGAACTGGCGAGGTCCGAAGTATTTTGTATGAGCTTGGAAAGCTCATCTGCTTTGGAGTTCTCTTCTCTGTTGATCAGAAGTATGGTGATGTCGGGGGTGGCTTTCAGGATATTCCGTACAATTGCCTGGTATTATGCCAATATTGGATCTTTCGCAATATATTCTGCACTGGTTTGCTTAACCACAATCTGAGAATCACTATAGACGATCATCTTTGAAATACCAAGAGATTTTGCCAATTTGATCCCGAAGATGAGTGCCTCATATTCAGCCTGATTATTCGTTGCCTTGAAGCCAAATGTTATTGCCTGTTGAATGGTGAAGCCCTCCGGGCTGATTAGGATAAGGCCCACTCCGGACCTTTCAGCCGTGGATGATCTATCAACATAGAGCTTCCAGAATTCCGTTCCCGAGTTGGTTTCTTCCGGGGTTATCTCTTGGGAGGAGGGTAGTTGCTGCTCCGGGAAGGTGCATTCCATGACGAATTCTGCTAAATCCTGGGCCTTTATCGTCGTGCGTGGCACAAACTTGATGTTAAATTGGCTTAATTCAATGGCCAGTTAACCAACCTTCCGGAGGCATCTGGCTTGTGGATGATCTTCCTGAGCTGCTGATCTGTGACCACTCTAATCTCTCGGCCTTGGAAGTATTGCCTCAGCTTCCTGCTGGAGTATACAAGGACCAAGGCGAATTTTTCTAAGTTTGGGTACCGAGTCTCGGCGTCCTTGAGGACTTGGCTGACATAATAGATGGGGATTTGCATTCCTCCTTCCTCCCAGACCAGGGCCGAAGAGACAGCCTTGGGGCCGGAGGCGATGTAGAGGGATAAAGGCTCTCCGGGCTTGGCTTTTGATAGCACCGGGGGGTTCATCAGGTGCCTCTTGATTTATTCAAAAGCTGTGTGGCATTCTGGGGTCCAATCCCCTAACTTCTTGTTCCGGGCACCTTTTAGCAACTCGAAGAATGGGAGACATCTTTCCGCCAATTTCGGGATGAACCTGCACAGGGCCGCTAGGCAACCTGCGCAGGGCCGCTAGGCAACCTGCGCAGGGCCGCTAGGCATCCTGCCAACTTCTGGATGTCCTTCTGAGTGTGAGGTATCTTCATTTCTATTATGGCATTGATTTTCTCCGGATTTGATTACATTCCTCTTTCTCTAACCAAGAATCCCAGGAATTTTCCTGAACGTACCCCGAATGCACATTTCTTCGGGTTCAGCTTCATGTTGTATCTCCTCAGGTTGTCAAAACACTCCTTGAGGTCTTTTATGTGATCTGCGACTGTGAGTGAC from Apium graveolens cultivar Ventura chromosome 5, ASM990537v1, whole genome shotgun sequence includes the following:
- the LOC141659957 gene encoding uncharacterized protein LOC141659957, encoding MRFGIPVVLFSDNGPQFVGSDFEAYLKELGIKHKRASVAHPQDNGQVEVTNRTILQSLEKRLEESKKTWPDELPKVLWSYRTTPRTGTNETPFKLAYGTEARIPIETGSPSHRVINFDEISNIEGLKTNLVLLDEVRDKAVKRMEGYKEKTKLYFGKKAKIREYEAGDLVLRHTEASDPTNQGKIQPNWEGPYRFKEVL